The sequence AGGCTGAAGCACTATTTAACTATCTGGAGTAACCAGTTGCACAAAATCCACAGAAGATCCCGTTCCCGTGCTCTGTTGCCAATTCTCCCCCACCACCAtgctcctcgccgcgcgcggccgccgtcaccccttcgccgccgcgcgcctccttcCGATCCCGCTTTCCTCCGGCCCCtccttcgcctcctccaccaccaccacgacctCCAATGGCGCCTGTTCGTCCTCCGCCGCGGACCCCGACGCCGTGGCCGCCGAGGTGGccaccctcctctcccgctGCTCCGGCGACTGGAggctcgccgtctcctcctccgacctcccctcccgcctctcccccgccgccatctcctccctcGTCCGACGACGCccgtccccctcctccccgcgcctccaccCTAAGCTCCTCCTCGACTTCTTCTACTGGTCCAGCCCCCAGCTCGCGCCGTCGGCCCCCGCCCCCGATGCCTTCGCCCACCTGGCCATGTCCCTGTGCGCTGGCTCACTCTTCAACCTGGCCAACGGCCTCCTCATCAAGATGATCCGCGCCTACCCGTCACCTCCCGTCGTCCTCGCCTCCATCCATCGCGCGCTATCGGATTCTGGCCACCGTTCGCCGGCGGTGCTCGACGTCCTCGTGGATACCTACAAGAAGTCCGGGAGGGTGCAGGACGCCGCGGAGGTCGTCCTGATGATGAGAGATCTGGGCTTGGCTCCCAGCATTCGGTGCTGCAACGCGCTGTTGAAGGATCTGCTGCGCGCGGACGCCATGGCTCTGCTTTGGAAGGTGCGAGAGTTCATGGTTGGCGCTGGGATTTCCCCGGATGTGTATACGTACTCGACTCTGATCGAAGCCTACTGCAAGGTCCGGGAATTTGATACTGCCAAGAAGGTGCTTGTGGAAATGCGTGAGAGGGGGTGCGGCCTGAACACCGTAACCTACAATGTGCTGATTGCTGGGTTATGCAGGTCTGGGGCTGTCGAAGAGGCGTTTGGGTTCAAGAAGGACATGGAGGATTATGGACTAGTTCCTGACGGGTTTACCTATGGCGCACTCATTAATGGACTGTGCAAGAGCCGTAGGTCAAATGAGGCGAAGGCATTGTTGGACGAGATGTCTTGTGCTGAGCTAAAGCCTAATGTCGTAGTTTATGCCAATCTGATTGATGGGTTTATGAGGGAGGGCAATGCAGATGAGGCGTTTAAGATGATAAAGGAGATGGTTGCTGCTGGTGTGCAGCCAAACAAAATTACCTATGACAATCTTGTTCGGGGACTATGTAAGATGGGGCAGATGGACAGGGCTTCTCTACTTTTGAAGCAAATGGTCAGAGATAGCCATAGGCCTGATACCATCACGTACAATCTCATTATTGAAGGACATTTCCGTCATCATAGCAAAAAGGATGCTTTTCGGCTTCTTAGTGAAATGGAGAATGCTGGTATTTCCCCTAATGTATATACTTATAGCATAATGATTCATGGGCTATGCCAAAGTGGTGAACCAGAAAAGGCAAGTGATCTCCTTGAGGAAATGACTACAAAAGGATTGAAGCCTAATGCATTTGTTTATGCGCCTCTTATCTCAGGGTACTGTAGAGAAGGTAATGTTTCATTGGCATGTGAAGTTTTTGATAAGATGACAAAGGTGAATGTACTCCCTGATTTGTACTGCTACAATTCTCTTATATTTGGACTATCTAAGGTGGGAAGGGTGGAGGAATCTACAAAGTACTTTGCTCAGATGCAGGAGAGAGGATTGCTGCCAAATGAATTCACATACAGTGGCCTCATTCATGGGTATCTAAAGAATGGTGATCTAGAAAGTGCTGAACAGTTAGTGCAGCGGATGCTTGACACTGGACTAAAACCAAATGATGTTATCTACATTGATCTCCTAGAAAGCTACTTTAAGTCAGATGATATTGAAAAGGTGTCCTCTACTTTCAAGTCCATGTTAGACCAGGGAGTTATGCTTGACAACCGTATCTATGGAATCTTGATTCATAATCTGTCCAGTTCTGGAAATATGGAAGCAGCATTTAGGGTTCTTTCAGAGATTGAGAAGAATGGATCTGTTCCGGATGTGCATGTGTACAGCTCGTTGATATCAGGTCTTCGCAAGACAGCTGACAGGGAAAAAGCTTTTGGTATTCTTGATGAAATGTCTAAGAAGGGAGTAGATCCTAATATTGTATGCTATAATGCCCTAAT is a genomic window of Oryza glaberrima chromosome 7, OglaRS2, whole genome shotgun sequence containing:
- the LOC127779300 gene encoding pentatricopeptide repeat-containing protein At1g63330, which gives rise to MLLAARGRRHPFAAARLLPIPLSSGPSFASSTTTTTSNGACSSSAADPDAVAAEVATLLSRCSGDWRLAVSSSDLPSRLSPAAISSLVRRRPSPSSPRLHPKLLLDFFYWSSPQLAPSAPAPDAFAHLAMSLCAGSLFNLANGLLIKMIRAYPSPPVVLASIHRALSDSGHRSPAVLDVLVDTYKKSGRVQDAAEVVLMMRDLGLAPSIRCCNALLKDLLRADAMALLWKVREFMVGAGISPDVYTYSTLIEAYCKVREFDTAKKVLVEMRERGCGLNTVTYNVLIAGLCRSGAVEEAFGFKKDMEDYGLVPDGFTYGALINGLCKSRRSNEAKALLDEMSCAELKPNVVVYANLIDGFMREGNADEAFKMIKEMVAAGVQPNKITYDNLVRGLCKMGQMDRASLLLKQMVRDSHRPDTITYNLIIEGHFRHHSKKDAFRLLSEMENAGISPNVYTYSIMIHGLCQSGEPEKASDLLEEMTTKGLKPNAFVYAPLISGYCREGNVSLACEVFDKMTKVNVLPDLYCYNSLIFGLSKVGRVEESTKYFAQMQERGLLPNEFTYSGLIHGYLKNGDLESAEQLVQRMLDTGLKPNDVIYIDLLESYFKSDDIEKVSSTFKSMLDQGVMLDNRIYGILIHNLSSSGNMEAAFRVLSEIEKNGSVPDVHVYSSLISGLRKTADREKAFGILDEMSKKGVDPNIVCYNALIDGLCKSGDISYARNVFNSILAKGLVPNCVTYTSLIDGSCKVGDISNAFYLYNEMLATGITPDAFVYSVLTTGCSSAGDLEQAMFLIEEMFLRGHASISSFNNLVDGFCKRGKMQETLKLLHVIMGRGLVPNALTIENIISGLSEAGKLSEVHTIFVELQQKTSESAARHFSSLFMDMINQGKIPLDVVDDMIRDHCKEGNLDKALMLRDVIVAKSAPMGCSSYLAIVDNLCRKGKLSEALNLLKEMAKRGICPSENQCLILLTNLHTSGYIQEHNTVLDNMLCHKWLQKDSKFCNSAGDNLESVNAE